From a single Micromonospora pallida genomic region:
- a CDS encoding 2'-5' RNA ligase family protein, which produces MVAALELYLDTDATRRIRVLWDALEAEGVQSLRYLLDQRHRPHVSLTVAPRLDPDQVAGALDGMTVAAPLRLSFLHAGQFVGRVLWLGPTPTPELLAHHAEVYARLTRAGVGLSEHYQPGRWVPHCTLSMRVPNALMAAAVRRCLEVLPIEARVVGAAVTDHARGIAHPLP; this is translated from the coding sequence GTGGTCGCCGCGCTGGAGCTGTATCTCGACACCGACGCCACCCGACGGATCCGGGTGCTCTGGGACGCCCTCGAGGCGGAGGGGGTGCAGAGCCTGCGGTACCTGCTCGACCAACGCCACCGTCCGCACGTCTCGCTGACGGTGGCGCCCCGACTGGATCCGGACCAGGTCGCCGGGGCGCTCGACGGGATGACGGTGGCCGCGCCGCTGCGGCTGTCGTTCCTGCACGCCGGGCAGTTCGTCGGACGGGTGCTCTGGCTCGGCCCGACCCCGACGCCGGAACTGCTCGCCCACCACGCCGAGGTGTACGCGCGGCTCACCCGGGCCGGGGTAGGCCTGTCCGAGCACTACCAGCCGGGACGCTGGGTGCCGCACTGCACGCTCTCCATGCGGGTGCCGAACGCGCTGATGGCCGCCGCGGTCCGCCGCTGCCTGGAGGTGTTGCCGATCGAGGCCCGGGTGGTCGGCGCGGCGGTCACCGACCACGCCCGGGGCATCGCCCACCCGCTGCCCTGA
- a CDS encoding type II toxin-antitoxin system PemK/MazF family toxin: protein MAGLFRDVAARVGRVVRGGGPLAVTPAQIPAQVARRRQVTALRRRQLVYAPELDGQADPGEIVWTWVAYEDDPRQGKDRPVLVVGRQSRTLFGLMLSSQSDRDGQRHWFPLGPGAWDRDNRPSWVRLDRVLTMREDSIRREGAVLARDRFDRVARVLRANYDWN from the coding sequence GTGGCAGGACTGTTCAGAGACGTGGCAGCGCGGGTCGGTCGGGTCGTCCGGGGCGGTGGCCCGCTGGCGGTCACCCCGGCCCAGATTCCCGCCCAGGTGGCTCGACGGCGTCAGGTGACGGCCCTCCGGCGGCGGCAGCTCGTCTACGCGCCCGAACTGGACGGTCAGGCGGATCCGGGAGAGATCGTCTGGACCTGGGTGGCGTACGAGGACGACCCTCGGCAGGGCAAGGACCGGCCGGTGCTCGTGGTGGGGCGGCAGAGCCGGACCCTGTTCGGTCTCATGCTCTCCAGTCAGAGTGACCGGGACGGCCAGCGGCACTGGTTCCCCCTCGGTCCGGGCGCCTGGGACCGGGACAACCGGCCGAGCTGGGTACGCCTGGACCGGGTGCTCACCATGCGGGAGGACAGCATCCGGCGGGAGGGCGCGGTGCTGGCCCGGGACCGCTTCGACCGGGTCGCCCGGGTCCTGCGGGCCAACTACGACTGGAACTGA
- a CDS encoding MFS transporter, whose amino-acid sequence MTTVGDQYRTGDTWRRVTVLLALALAAFTFNTTENLPIGLLPLMSGDLAVPLSSVGYLITGYGLTVAVVSLPVAQVTRDLPRRWLLSGVLAVLVLSTLVSAAATSYGVLLTARVATAVAQALFWAVMAPVAVGMFPARVRGRVVAVLSVGGSLATVLGVPAGTWLGQQGGWRAPFLVLTVLSLAALALVATLLPTSRPAEGHGAYGSAPHTGRFVVTLLATAVSVTGMFAGFTYVARLLTEVTDVADAAVGGLLFVFGLAGVVGVAVVGRFLDRFPRGTLVLTIAVQGGALLGLSLLAAEQVAVVVLLALLGCSAAPVFMVTQARILVVAPGRTELGFAANSAAFNVGIAVGALVGGLLLTPLGVRGAFGIGALVTFVALVVVLAEPLLTRRVTRESGRRIASATASRPRDGGSADERTPPPRRAAPRR is encoded by the coding sequence ATGACGACCGTGGGTGATCAATACCGTACCGGCGACACCTGGCGACGCGTGACCGTGCTGCTGGCCCTCGCGCTCGCCGCCTTCACCTTCAACACCACGGAGAACCTGCCGATCGGCCTGCTCCCGCTGATGTCCGGGGACCTGGCCGTCCCGCTCTCGTCGGTGGGCTATCTGATCACCGGCTACGGACTCACCGTGGCCGTCGTCTCGCTGCCGGTCGCGCAGGTGACCCGGGACCTGCCCCGCCGTTGGCTGCTCAGCGGCGTACTGGCGGTGCTCGTGCTGTCCACCCTGGTCTCCGCCGCCGCCACCAGCTACGGGGTGCTGCTGACCGCCCGGGTCGCCACCGCAGTCGCCCAAGCTCTCTTCTGGGCGGTGATGGCACCCGTGGCGGTGGGTATGTTCCCGGCCCGGGTCCGGGGACGGGTGGTGGCCGTGCTCTCGGTCGGTGGTTCCCTCGCCACCGTCCTCGGCGTGCCGGCCGGCACCTGGCTCGGCCAGCAGGGCGGCTGGCGGGCGCCGTTCCTGGTGCTGACCGTCCTCTCGCTCGCCGCGCTCGCCCTGGTCGCCACGCTCCTGCCAACCAGCCGCCCCGCCGAGGGGCACGGCGCGTACGGCTCCGCGCCGCACACCGGACGGTTCGTCGTCACGCTGCTGGCCACCGCCGTCTCGGTGACCGGCATGTTCGCCGGCTTCACCTACGTGGCCCGGCTGCTCACCGAGGTCACCGACGTCGCCGATGCGGCGGTGGGCGGCCTGCTGTTCGTCTTCGGGCTCGCCGGGGTGGTCGGGGTCGCCGTCGTCGGCCGGTTCCTCGACCGGTTTCCGCGCGGCACGCTCGTGCTGACCATCGCGGTCCAGGGGGGCGCGCTGCTCGGGCTCTCCCTCCTCGCCGCCGAGCAGGTCGCCGTGGTGGTCCTGTTGGCCCTGTTGGGCTGCTCGGCGGCACCGGTCTTCATGGTCACCCAGGCCCGGATCCTGGTGGTCGCGCCCGGACGGACCGAACTCGGCTTCGCCGCCAACTCGGCGGCGTTCAACGTCGGCATCGCGGTAGGGGCGCTGGTCGGCGGGCTGCTCCTGACTCCGCTCGGCGTCCGGGGCGCGTTCGGGATCGGCGCGCTGGTCACGTTCGTGGCGCTGGTGGTCGTCCTCGCCGAACCGCTGCTGACCCGCCGCGTCACCCGGGAAAGCGGGCGACGTATCGCTTCTGCCACGGCGTCTCGACCGCGCGACGGTGGTAGTGCTGACGAACGAACGCCACCGCCTCGGCGGGCGGCACCCCGTCGATGA
- a CDS encoding protein-tyrosine phosphatase family protein, with the protein MGTSWEANAVGVLRLPSGRLVRGRGLRDGLPAGARPTFAVYLLGAPPPPVDWESRWLRWPDFWLPRDRSAVAPLLREAWERAATERVEVACGGGRGRTGTALACLAVIDGVPPAEAVAFVRQHYHRRAVETPWQKRYVARFPG; encoded by the coding sequence ATGGGTACGTCGTGGGAGGCCAACGCCGTCGGTGTGCTCCGGCTGCCGTCGGGACGGCTGGTACGGGGTCGCGGGCTGCGGGACGGGCTGCCGGCCGGAGCACGGCCGACCTTCGCCGTCTACCTGCTCGGCGCGCCACCGCCCCCGGTGGACTGGGAGAGCCGGTGGTTGCGCTGGCCCGACTTCTGGTTGCCCCGGGACCGGTCCGCCGTCGCACCGCTGTTGCGCGAGGCGTGGGAACGGGCGGCGACCGAGCGGGTCGAGGTGGCCTGTGGCGGCGGTAGGGGCCGGACCGGCACCGCACTGGCCTGCCTCGCGGTCATCGACGGGGTGCCGCCCGCCGAGGCGGTGGCGTTCGTTCGTCAGCACTACCACCGTCGCGCGGTCGAGACGCCGTGGCAGAAGCGATACGTCGCCCGCTTTCCCGGGTGA
- a CDS encoding DoxX family protein, which translates to MASSEGSHMNVALWATAGLLAVVFLVIGGIKLARPKDQLLANGMEALEPLPAGLIKFIGVAEVLAAFGLILPGLLDIAPVLVPLAAVGLLVIMVGAVVTHALRREVGPVARNLVLVALLVFVVWGRFGPYAF; encoded by the coding sequence ATGGCTTCCTCGGAGGGCTCGCACATGAACGTCGCCCTGTGGGCCACGGCCGGTCTGCTCGCCGTCGTCTTCCTGGTGATCGGCGGCATCAAGCTCGCCCGGCCCAAGGACCAGCTCCTCGCCAACGGCATGGAGGCGTTGGAGCCGTTGCCCGCCGGCCTGATCAAGTTCATCGGCGTGGCGGAGGTGCTGGCCGCGTTCGGGCTGATCCTGCCCGGCCTGCTCGACATCGCCCCGGTGCTCGTCCCGCTGGCCGCCGTCGGGCTGCTCGTCATCATGGTCGGTGCGGTCGTCACGCACGCCCTGCGCCGGGAGGTCGGACCGGTCGCGCGGAACCTGGTGCTGGTCGCCCTACTCGTCTTCGTGGTCTGGGGCCGTTTCGGTCCGTACGCCTTCTGA
- a CDS encoding DUF2087 domain-containing protein, which yields MTPETVVRLVAEPDRLRVLGVVALGARTPDAVVAAAGLDPKAALVALRRLREQELVVAEGDALRVDYDRLRELARATPSAVEPGGDATFRPFLRGDRLVSVPAQQGRRREVLRHVAERCFTPGVDYAEAAVNDQLRAWCDGGEVDHVTIRRYLVDLRILSRAGGVYRLGPEPAGEPDRAERSVRAMGLS from the coding sequence GTGACTCCTGAGACGGTGGTGCGACTGGTGGCGGAGCCGGACCGGCTGCGGGTGCTCGGCGTGGTCGCGCTCGGGGCGCGGACGCCGGACGCGGTGGTGGCGGCGGCCGGCCTCGACCCGAAGGCCGCGCTGGTGGCGTTGCGTCGGCTGCGGGAGCAGGAACTCGTGGTCGCCGAGGGCGATGCCCTCCGGGTGGACTACGACCGGCTGCGCGAGTTGGCCCGCGCCACGCCGTCCGCCGTCGAGCCCGGCGGTGACGCCACCTTCCGACCGTTCCTGCGCGGCGACCGACTGGTCAGCGTCCCCGCGCAGCAGGGCCGGCGTCGTGAGGTGCTGCGTCATGTCGCCGAGCGTTGTTTCACGCCCGGCGTCGACTATGCGGAGGCGGCCGTCAACGACCAGCTCCGCGCCTGGTGCGACGGGGGAGAGGTCGACCACGTGACGATCCGCCGGTACCTGGTGGACCTGCGCATCCTCTCCCGGGCCGGCGGCGTGTACCGGCTCGGCCCGGAACCGGCGGGCGAGCCCGACCGGGCGGAACGGAGCGTCCGGGCGATGGGTCTGAGCTGA
- a CDS encoding DUF952 domain-containing protein: MLFHIAEVADWQQARTAGDYRVSTRGRTLADEGFIHASRRDQVLGVAETFYADAGPLLLLHIDPARLTAPVRDDEVAPGVVFPHIYGPLNLDAVTAVTPLLRAVDGTFVLPDELSDQPPS, translated from the coding sequence GTGCTCTTCCACATCGCCGAGGTCGCGGACTGGCAGCAGGCCCGGACGGCCGGGGACTACCGGGTGTCGACTCGGGGCCGGACCCTGGCCGACGAGGGTTTCATCCACGCCTCGCGCCGGGATCAGGTGCTCGGCGTCGCCGAGACCTTCTACGCCGACGCCGGTCCGCTCCTGCTGCTGCACATCGACCCGGCACGGCTGACCGCACCGGTCCGCGACGACGAGGTGGCGCCGGGGGTGGTGTTCCCACACATCTACGGACCGCTCAACCTCGACGCCGTCACCGCCGTGACACCGCTGCTCCGGGCCGTCGACGGGACGTTCGTCCTCCCCGACGAACTGTCGGACCAACCGCCCTCCTGA
- a CDS encoding MFS transporter, whose product MTAPPTTVGTPIRDDAVAGRLSTRWLVLGVLCLAQLVVVLDNTVLTVAVPALTRDLAASTADIQWVINAYALVQSGLLLTAGSVVDRYGRRRMLLAGLVLFGLASLAAAAAQSSGQLIAARAALGVGGALLVTGTLAVAMQVFDAEERPRAIGIWAAVSALGFAAGPPVGGFVLAHFDWPAIFLLNVPVVLLCLLAGVLLVPESRGATDGRLDLVGAVLSTAGLTAVVYAVIRGPEDGWASGPVLGAALAGVVLVGLFVGWERRVAHPMLDMRLFRDRRFVGAVAGVVLITFGSAGALFLLAQQLQFVRGHSAWEAGLRTAPFALTVVLLNLVGVTARLIRTLGTPAAIASGMAALAVGLVVAAHAPTDGYGVLLAGLVLMGAGCAVANPAIVAAVMSAIPADRAGAGAGVDGTMAEVGSSLGVAVLGAVMNARFTAALPAAVVGAGSFPAALAAARDEVERQSVAEAFGSAVVVGQTVGAGAVLVGGCLAALLLHHAARRAR is encoded by the coding sequence GTGACCGCTCCGCCCACCACGGTCGGCACTCCGATCCGCGACGACGCCGTCGCCGGCAGGCTGTCGACCCGCTGGCTCGTCCTCGGGGTGCTCTGCCTGGCCCAACTCGTCGTGGTGCTCGACAACACCGTGCTCACCGTGGCGGTACCGGCGCTCACCCGGGACCTGGCCGCCAGCACCGCCGACATCCAGTGGGTGATCAACGCGTACGCCCTGGTGCAGTCCGGTCTGCTGCTCACCGCCGGCAGCGTGGTCGACCGCTACGGCCGCCGGCGGATGCTGCTGGCCGGGCTCGTCCTGTTCGGACTCGCCTCGCTCGCCGCCGCGGCCGCGCAGTCCAGCGGGCAGCTGATCGCCGCCCGGGCGGCGCTCGGTGTCGGTGGCGCGTTGCTGGTCACCGGCACCCTGGCCGTCGCGATGCAGGTCTTCGACGCCGAGGAGCGACCCCGGGCGATCGGCATCTGGGCGGCGGTGAGCGCCCTCGGCTTCGCCGCCGGGCCGCCGGTGGGCGGGTTCGTCCTCGCGCACTTCGACTGGCCGGCCATCTTCCTGCTGAACGTGCCGGTCGTGCTGCTCTGCCTGCTGGCCGGCGTGCTGCTGGTCCCCGAGTCGCGGGGTGCCACCGACGGACGCCTCGACCTGGTCGGGGCGGTGCTGTCCACCGCCGGCCTGACCGCCGTGGTCTACGCGGTCATCCGGGGCCCCGAGGACGGCTGGGCCTCCGGTCCGGTCCTCGGCGCGGCCCTGGCCGGGGTGGTGCTGGTCGGTCTCTTCGTCGGCTGGGAACGACGCGTCGCGCATCCCATGCTCGACATGCGTCTGTTCCGGGACCGGCGCTTCGTCGGCGCGGTGGCCGGCGTCGTCCTGATCACCTTCGGCAGTGCGGGCGCGCTGTTCCTGCTGGCCCAGCAGTTGCAGTTCGTCCGAGGCCACTCGGCCTGGGAGGCGGGACTGCGCACCGCGCCGTTCGCGCTGACCGTGGTGCTGCTCAACCTGGTCGGCGTCACCGCCCGACTGATCCGTACGCTCGGCACCCCGGCGGCCATCGCCAGCGGCATGGCGGCGCTCGCCGTCGGACTCGTGGTCGCCGCCCACGCGCCGACCGACGGCTACGGCGTGCTGCTGGCGGGTCTGGTGCTGATGGGCGCCGGTTGTGCGGTGGCCAATCCGGCCATCGTGGCGGCGGTGATGAGTGCCATCCCCGCCGACCGGGCCGGCGCGGGAGCCGGCGTGGACGGCACCATGGCGGAGGTCGGCAGCAGCCTGGGCGTCGCCGTGCTCGGCGCGGTGATGAACGCCCGGTTCACGGCGGCGCTGCCGGCGGCCGTGGTGGGTGCCGGCTCGTTCCCGGCTGCCCTGGCCGCCGCCCGCGACGAGGTGGAACGCCAGTCGGTCGCCGAGGCGTTCGGTTCGGCCGTGGTGGTCGGCCAGACGGTGGGCGCGGGCGCGGTCCTGGTCGGTGGCTGCCTGGCCGCGCTGCTCCTGCACCACGCGGCCCGCCGCGCCCGCTGA
- a CDS encoding siderophore-interacting protein, protein MKRNWEALLLRAMGGRDFRLTVLESESVNAHYQRLLVDGGGLLEACGVHPTMWVRLWFDHDGRAHQRAYTLVDPDPTTGRFHLEFALHDGCAARWATSARPGDTIDATVQGTGFALPDPTPRHLYLVGDAASLPAVNSLLDHADSIPATVWLEYAHEGEQALTPRARGHHKVTWVPREDGGRHLVDTVCAAIPPDTDGAYYWVACEAASNRAIVRHLRRGLGAGRQQVSALGYWTAR, encoded by the coding sequence GTGAAACGGAACTGGGAAGCCCTGCTGCTCAGGGCCATGGGAGGCAGGGACTTCCGGCTGACCGTGCTCGAGTCCGAGTCGGTGAACGCCCACTACCAGCGTCTACTGGTCGACGGCGGCGGACTGCTGGAAGCCTGCGGCGTGCACCCGACGATGTGGGTCCGCCTGTGGTTCGACCACGACGGCAGGGCCCACCAGCGGGCGTACACCCTGGTCGACCCGGATCCGACGACCGGGCGCTTCCACCTGGAGTTCGCCCTGCACGACGGCTGCGCCGCCCGCTGGGCCACCTCGGCCCGGCCGGGCGACACCATCGACGCCACCGTCCAGGGCACCGGCTTCGCCCTCCCCGACCCCACCCCGCGCCACCTCTACCTGGTCGGTGACGCCGCCTCGCTGCCGGCGGTCAACAGCCTGCTCGACCACGCCGACAGCATTCCCGCCACGGTCTGGCTCGAGTACGCCCACGAGGGCGAGCAGGCATTGACCCCGCGCGCCCGGGGACACCACAAGGTGACCTGGGTACCCCGCGAGGACGGTGGCCGACACCTGGTCGACACCGTCTGCGCGGCGATCCCGCCGGACACCGACGGGGCCTACTACTGGGTCGCCTGCGAGGCGGCCAGCAACCGCGCCATCGTCCGGCATCTCCGGCGGGGGCTGGGCGCCGGTAGACAGCAGGTCTCCGCGCTCGGCTACTGGACCGCCCGGTGA
- a CDS encoding class I SAM-dependent methyltransferase: MPRYLLFPGRHHLLTRFQADYLRRLATESDDTATDGRGGAADETADDGVTVVWAVTSANHENTRRNPVPYHRREAAIERFSVLAGLRSVVVPVFDTAATDRFAEVTLKNVAAVTGLELTPADTVVACSTPEVAAMYERLGFAIAGVEADVEPAPARPWDVLLGLAAGDPSWRELAHPATIDVYRRYRLDDLVRAVVNDPVVGDEGGLTATRDYRAYAEAFADAAQRKWSAVREHVRPGRIVDVGCGAGAVLELADREPALRESDLIGVEVARHLFEECVHKKAQGFFTNPNVFFYRRNVLGGAVFAPRSVDTTLTFALTHEIWSYGDRIASLRRFVQAIYDHTVPGGVWINSDVCGPDGQDRTVRLRLSTTDGANPPTPRTDLTSLSPTEVATYVGTLSTRARLDQFAVDYRFPFAYRPVTDPTIADPAGTNPAAADPAGTDSTVADPAGTDSAGTVVELTLGDAMDFLTRKDYTDNWLSETQEQFCGLEYADWKALLADVGFEVDPASGPTRNDWIVTNRLAPVAGLSAPDGRPLDWPVTHVFLVARRPVNT, encoded by the coding sequence ATGCCCCGCTACCTGCTCTTTCCCGGCCGCCATCACCTGCTGACCCGGTTCCAGGCGGATTACCTCCGCCGCCTCGCCACCGAAAGTGACGACACCGCGACCGACGGCCGTGGTGGGGCGGCCGATGAGACGGCTGACGACGGGGTCACCGTGGTCTGGGCGGTCACCTCGGCCAACCACGAGAACACCCGACGCAACCCGGTCCCCTACCACCGACGCGAGGCGGCGATCGAGCGGTTCAGCGTGCTCGCCGGGCTCCGGTCGGTGGTGGTGCCGGTGTTCGACACCGCCGCGACCGACCGGTTCGCCGAGGTGACCCTGAAGAACGTGGCGGCGGTCACCGGGCTGGAGCTCACCCCGGCGGACACGGTGGTCGCCTGCTCGACGCCGGAGGTCGCCGCGATGTACGAGCGGCTCGGCTTCGCCATCGCCGGGGTGGAGGCCGACGTCGAGCCCGCCCCGGCCCGACCGTGGGACGTGCTGCTCGGGCTGGCTGCCGGCGACCCGTCGTGGCGGGAGCTGGCCCATCCCGCGACCATCGACGTGTACCGCCGCTACCGGCTGGACGACCTGGTCCGAGCGGTGGTCAACGACCCGGTGGTCGGCGACGAGGGCGGCCTGACCGCCACCCGGGACTACCGGGCGTACGCGGAGGCGTTCGCCGACGCAGCGCAGCGCAAGTGGTCGGCGGTACGGGAGCACGTGCGGCCGGGACGGATCGTCGACGTCGGCTGCGGCGCGGGCGCCGTGCTGGAGCTGGCCGACCGGGAGCCGGCGCTGCGGGAGAGCGACCTGATCGGCGTCGAGGTGGCCCGGCACCTGTTCGAGGAGTGTGTGCACAAGAAGGCGCAGGGCTTCTTCACCAACCCGAACGTCTTCTTCTACCGCCGCAACGTGCTCGGCGGGGCGGTGTTCGCGCCGCGCTCGGTGGACACCACGCTGACCTTCGCGCTGACCCACGAGATCTGGTCGTACGGCGACCGGATAGCGTCGCTGCGCCGGTTCGTGCAGGCCATCTACGACCACACCGTACCCGGCGGGGTGTGGATCAACAGCGACGTGTGCGGGCCGGACGGCCAGGACCGGACGGTACGGCTACGCCTGTCGACGACCGACGGCGCCAACCCGCCCACGCCCCGCACCGACCTGACCTCGCTCTCCCCCACCGAGGTGGCGACGTACGTGGGCACGCTGTCCACCCGGGCCCGGCTGGACCAGTTCGCCGTCGACTACCGGTTCCCGTTCGCGTACCGCCCCGTCACGGACCCGACCATCGCGGACCCGGCTGGGACGAACCCGGCCGCCGCGGACCCGGCTGGAACGGACTCGACCGTGGCGGACCCGGCTGGGACGGACTCGGCCGGGACGGTGGTCGAGCTGACGCTCGGCGACGCGATGGACTTCCTCACCCGCAAGGACTACACGGACAACTGGCTGTCGGAGACCCAGGAGCAGTTCTGCGGCCTGGAGTACGCCGACTGGAAGGCGCTCCTCGCCGACGTCGGCTTCGAGGTCGACCCGGCGAGCGGCCCGACCCGCAACGACTGGATCGTGACCAACCGTCTCGCCCCGGTCGCCGGGCTCTCCGCCCCGGACGGCCGGCCGTTGGACTGGCCGGTCACCCACGTCTTCCTGGTCGCCCGCCGGCCGGTCAACACCTGA